In the genome of Caldalkalibacillus salinus, one region contains:
- a CDS encoding aliphatic sulfonate ABC transporter substrate-binding protein yields MKKNIISARLFLLLVACLVVIATGCAQQTSSDKPEKIVLDYAYYSPTSLVLKEFGWAEEAFAEEGIEVEFVLSQGSNKALELLNSDSVDFGSTAGAAALISKANTNAPIEAVYIYSKPEWTALVTNADSGIQSVEDLSGKRVAATLGTDPFIFLLRALNEVGLSQEDIELVPLQHGDGAMALTSEQVDAWAGLDPHMARVELEADAALFYRNPDFNTYGFLNVRSAFAEAYPAYVDKVIALYERARKWTIDNPDEAAEILAQEASLDLEVATHQLQTRNDFSQPIPGDVHREALVAAAEVLQLDETIRADADIDQSIENLIQPAYAERVIEGEDHEDDEASQETAETTDTAADEEH; encoded by the coding sequence ATGAAAAAAAATATCATAAGTGCTCGTTTGTTCCTTCTTTTGGTCGCATGCCTGGTGGTCATAGCCACCGGGTGTGCGCAACAAACGAGTAGCGATAAACCTGAAAAGATTGTATTGGATTATGCCTACTATTCACCGACAAGCCTCGTGTTAAAAGAGTTTGGCTGGGCGGAAGAAGCGTTTGCCGAAGAAGGGATTGAAGTAGAGTTCGTCCTAAGTCAAGGAAGTAACAAAGCCCTTGAATTACTCAATAGCGATAGTGTGGATTTTGGTTCGACAGCAGGTGCAGCCGCCCTGATCTCTAAGGCTAACACCAATGCACCGATCGAAGCGGTATATATTTATTCTAAGCCTGAATGGACCGCACTCGTCACGAATGCCGATTCTGGTATACAGAGCGTAGAAGACCTCAGTGGGAAACGAGTCGCAGCCACACTCGGCACTGATCCATTTATTTTCTTATTACGAGCTTTGAATGAAGTGGGCTTATCCCAAGAAGATATTGAACTTGTTCCCCTACAGCATGGAGATGGGGCGATGGCGCTAACCTCAGAGCAAGTAGATGCTTGGGCAGGTCTCGATCCTCATATGGCCAGAGTCGAGCTTGAAGCGGATGCAGCATTGTTTTATAGAAACCCTGACTTCAATACATACGGATTCCTTAATGTCCGTTCAGCTTTTGCCGAAGCGTATCCGGCGTACGTTGATAAGGTCATTGCACTATATGAGCGTGCTAGAAAATGGACCATCGACAATCCAGATGAAGCGGCTGAAATATTAGCACAAGAAGCTTCGTTAGATCTTGAGGTTGCCACACATCAACTGCAAACACGAAATGATTTTTCCCAACCGATTCCAGGTGACGTTCATCGTGAAGCGTTGGTGGCCGCTGCGGAAGTCCTGCAGTTAGATGAAACGATCAGAGCAGACGCAGACATCGATCAGAGCATCGAAAATTTGATTCAACCCGCTTACGCTGAACGCGTCATAGAGGGTGAAGATCATGAAGACGATGAAGCATCACAGGAAACAGCCGAAACAACCGATACAGCTGCAGATGAAGAGCACTAG
- a CDS encoding cell wall hydrolase — MNHHTRVLLLILLIGAGISGLTLVLAQTDELAETMFVVDGEEVAADDPIMLRDGRLFVPVRFVSQSLGAVMEWEQATSSLHITSQADDQMTFTLDSKIIKFNGEEYILDAAPFLHDGRTYLPVRHVAELLHAKVYWERDKKRVHIIDKPLHVVQEGETLQEISEAVDIPIDELRERNDIHDVQASVAAVNLDQNQEEEQEIAAEDTTEEDDTTVNGEPSYQESDGTEESDGTSEDGQAIDEDQTSEDGQETDEDQTSEDGETDEDQTSEDGQETDEDQTSEDGQETDEDQTSQDNQGSEEEPRTEEDQESEENQASEDEQSAEEDKLTEEELLQALEDYENGKILKAGQELRVVIPQVTENKLDEKELELLARIIYVEAGYEPFKGQVAVGNVVMNRVESAYFPNSIRDVIYQPNQFTPVRNGRFHSAVPSETAYLAAREVFAGTEYVGDALYFYNPRLADNAFFRSREVVADIANHRFLR, encoded by the coding sequence ATGAACCATCATACACGTGTTTTATTATTAATATTGTTAATTGGAGCTGGGATTAGTGGTTTAACACTGGTGCTTGCTCAAACTGATGAACTGGCGGAGACAATGTTTGTTGTCGACGGTGAGGAGGTGGCTGCAGACGATCCGATCATGCTGAGAGATGGCCGATTGTTTGTCCCCGTCCGCTTTGTCTCGCAGTCATTAGGGGCTGTAATGGAGTGGGAACAAGCGACCTCTTCGTTACATATTACTTCTCAGGCAGATGACCAAATGACATTCACACTGGATAGTAAGATCATTAAATTCAACGGTGAAGAGTACATTCTCGATGCGGCTCCGTTTCTTCATGACGGAAGAACATACCTTCCTGTGAGACATGTGGCTGAACTGTTACACGCAAAAGTCTATTGGGAAAGAGACAAAAAGCGGGTACACATCATAGATAAACCGTTACACGTTGTGCAAGAAGGGGAGACATTACAAGAGATTAGTGAAGCGGTTGATATCCCCATCGATGAACTGAGAGAACGGAACGATATACATGATGTTCAAGCGTCTGTGGCCGCCGTTAACTTAGATCAGAACCAGGAGGAAGAGCAAGAAATCGCTGCTGAGGATACCACAGAAGAAGATGATACAACGGTGAATGGTGAGCCGTCATACCAAGAGAGTGATGGGACAGAAGAGAGCGACGGCACGTCTGAAGATGGACAAGCAATAGACGAAGACCAAACGTCTGAAGATGGACAAGAAACAGATGAAGACCAAACGTCTGAAGATGGAGAAACAGATGAGGACCAAACGTCCGAAGATGGACAAGAAACAGACGAGGACCAAACGTCTGAAGATGGACAAGAAACAGATGAGGACCAAACATCACAAGATAACCAAGGATCAGAAGAAGAACCGAGAACAGAAGAGGATCAAGAATCTGAAGAGAACCAGGCGTCCGAGGATGAACAGAGCGCTGAAGAGGACAAGCTAACAGAAGAAGAATTATTGCAAGCGCTAGAGGATTATGAAAATGGTAAGATCCTCAAAGCGGGGCAAGAACTGAGAGTCGTGATTCCTCAAGTCACGGAAAATAAACTTGATGAGAAAGAGCTTGAACTCCTAGCACGCATCATCTACGTTGAGGCAGGCTATGAACCCTTTAAGGGACAAGTTGCTGTTGGTAACGTCGTCATGAACCGTGTAGAGAGTGCCTATTTTCCTAATAGTATTCGAGACGTGATCTACCAGCCGAATCAATTCACCCCTGTAAGAAACGGCAGATTTCACTCTGCAGTACCGAGTGAAACAGCTTATCTCGCCGCTCGGGAAGTGTTTGCTGGTACAGAATATGTTGGAGATGCGTTGTATTTCTATAACCCTAGACTCGCCGATAACGCATTTTTCCGCTCACGGGAAGTGGTGGCTGATATAGCAAACCACCGTTTTCTTAGATAA